From the Archangium lipolyticum genome, the window TCTGGGAGGACAGCGTGGATACGACCGCACAGCATTTCGGACAGCCGCAGGGGGAGCAGGAAATCTCCACCATGTGTGACATCGTCGCTCAGGCGTTTGGCATGAGCCCGGACGAGATGCGCCCCTGGCTCAAGCGGGTCGAGGACGGGCAGGGCCAACAGAGGGTCCTGCGCGAGGGTGGCTCGGTGGTCGCCACGCTCGTCTTCATTCCCATGGGTCAATGGTTCGGTGGGCGCTCGGTGCCCATGGTGGGGGTCGGCGGGGTGGGCGTGGCTCCCGCCAGCCGGGGCCAGGGCACGGCCACCCGTCTGATGCAGGCGGGCCTCCGGGAATTGCGTGGCCAGGGCGTACCCCTCGTCAGCCTCTATCCCGCCACCCAGCCGCTCTACCGGCGCGTGGGCTTCGAGCAGGCCGGCTCGCGCTTCGAGATCCGCGTGCAGGTCCCAGGGCTCGACTTCCAGGAGAGGTCCCTCTCGCTGCGGCCGGTCCAGGCGTCCGACATGCCGGCCCTCCACGCGGTCTACCGCCGCCACGCGCAGCGGCAGCAGGGGTGGATCGATCGGACTCCGTATACCTGGAACCGCGTCACCCACCCCAAGGGAGAGACCGCCTATGGCTACCTCGTGGAGGGCTCCTCCGGGGTGGAGGGCTACCTCTTCCTCACGCGCCGGGCGGATCCGCGGAGCTTCAAGCAGGAGCTCAACCTCACGGACCTGGTGGCGCTCACCCCGGCCGCGTGCCGGCGGCTGCTGAGCTTCATCGGCGACCACCGCTCGCTGGCCACGGAGGTGGTGTGGCGCGGCGGTCCGGCGGACCCGATGCTCTTCCTGCTGCGCGAGCAGACGTACCAGGTGAAGCACCTCTTCTACTGGATGCTGCGCGTGCTGGACGTGCCCGCGGCCCTCCAGGCGCGTGGCTATCCGGCGGGGCTCTCGGGCTCACTGCACCTGGAGGTGGACGATGACCTCTTCCCGGAGAACCGGGGCCGTTTCGTGTTGGAGGTGGAGAACGGCGAGGCCGAGGTGCGCCCCGGAGGGGATGGGGACATGAAGCTGCACGTGCGCACGCTCGCGTCGCTCTACAGCGGCTTCCTCTCGCCCGCCGCCCTCCAGCTCGCCGGGGTGCTCGAGGCGGACGAGACCTCCCTGCGCACCGCCACGGCGCTCTTCTCCGGACCGCCGCCCTGCATGCCCGACATGTACTGAGCCTCGGGGTGATGCCTCCTGGCTCAGGTGGGCCGGCGGAACAGGAGCGACACGTTCGTTCCTCCGAACCCGAAGGAGTTGCTCATCACCGCGTCCACCCGGCGCTCTCGCGCCTTGTTGGGTACGCAGTCCAGCCGGATGCGCGGGTCCTGACGCTCCAGGTTGATGGTGGGCGGCAGGAACCCCCGGGTCAGCGCCAGGATGCTGATCGCCGCCTCCGCCGCACCGGCCGCCCCATTCATGTGGCCGGTCATCGACTTGGTGGAGGAGACCGCCAGCGAGGGGAGATGCTCGCCGAACACCGCCTCGATGGCTTCCGCCTCCAGGGCATCCCCGATGTCCGTGGAGGTTCCGTGTGCGTTGAGATACCCCACCTCCGCGGGGCTCATGGCCGCGTCCTTCAGCGCGAGCCGCATGGAGCGCCGCGCGCCCTCGTGTCCGGGCGCCGGGGTGGTGACATGGTGGGCGTCACTGCTGGCGCCGTAGCCCGCGAGCTCGGCGTGGATGCGCGCTCCCCGCGCCAGGGCGTGCTCCCGCTCCTCGAGCACCAGCATCGCCGCTCCTTCCGCGATGACGAATCCATCCCGGTCCACGTCGAAGGGACGGCTGGCCTTCTCCGGGGCATCGTTGCGCGTGGAGAGCGCCTTCATCGCGTTGAAGCCGGACACCGCCAGCAGACAGATGGGCGCCTCGGAGCCGCCCGTCACCGCCACATCGAAGTCGCCCCGCTCGATGCCCCGCATCGCTTCGCCAATGGCGTGGGCACTGGTGGAGCAGGCCGAGTTGGTGGCCCAGCTGGGGCCCTTGATGCCGTGGCGCATCGTGATGTAGCCGGCCGAGAGATTCACGATCATCTGGAGGATGAAGAACGGGCTCACGCGATCCGGGCCCTTCTCGAGGGCCTTCCGGTATGTCTCCTCCAGCGAGGAGATTCCGCCGACTCCGCTCCCGACGATCGCCGCCACGCGTTCGGCGTTGTCCGCCGTCACGCGGAAGCCCGAATCGGCCAGGGCCATGTCGGACGCCGCCACCGCCAGGTGCTCGAAGCGGTCCATCCTTCGCAGCTCCCGCCGGTCGATGAAGTCCTCCGGCTTGAAGTCAGGCACCTCGCCCGCGAAGCGCGTCTCCAACGCACTCGCATCGAACAGCGTGATGGGGCGGATTCCACTC encodes:
- the fabF gene encoding beta-ketoacyl-ACP synthase II, with protein sequence MKRRRVVVTGLGLITPCGTGVEASWRNLIEGRSGIRPITLFDASALETRFAGEVPDFKPEDFIDRRELRRMDRFEHLAVAASDMALADSGFRVTADNAERVAAIVGSGVGGISSLEETYRKALEKGPDRVSPFFILQMIVNLSAGYITMRHGIKGPSWATNSACSTSAHAIGEAMRGIERGDFDVAVTGGSEAPICLLAVSGFNAMKALSTRNDAPEKASRPFDVDRDGFVIAEGAAMLVLEEREHALARGARIHAELAGYGASSDAHHVTTPAPGHEGARRSMRLALKDAAMSPAEVGYLNAHGTSTDIGDALEAEAIEAVFGEHLPSLAVSSTKSMTGHMNGAAGAAEAAISILALTRGFLPPTINLERQDPRIRLDCVPNKARERRVDAVMSNSFGFGGTNVSLLFRRPT
- a CDS encoding GNAT family N-acetyltransferase — its product is MDTTAQHFGQPQGEQEISTMCDIVAQAFGMSPDEMRPWLKRVEDGQGQQRVLREGGSVVATLVFIPMGQWFGGRSVPMVGVGGVGVAPASRGQGTATRLMQAGLRELRGQGVPLVSLYPATQPLYRRVGFEQAGSRFEIRVQVPGLDFQERSLSLRPVQASDMPALHAVYRRHAQRQQGWIDRTPYTWNRVTHPKGETAYGYLVEGSSGVEGYLFLTRRADPRSFKQELNLTDLVALTPAACRRLLSFIGDHRSLATEVVWRGGPADPMLFLLREQTYQVKHLFYWMLRVLDVPAALQARGYPAGLSGSLHLEVDDDLFPENRGRFVLEVENGEAEVRPGGDGDMKLHVRTLASLYSGFLSPAALQLAGVLEADETSLRTATALFSGPPPCMPDMY